The nucleotide sequence TTCGATTATGAGGTAGGAACATCTACAGTGCTCAAACCCGGAGAGGCTGATTCAGGCTTAATATCTTTACCAAATGGTAAGCTATTAGCAATCAAGGGTGATGCTAACCCTGATTTATGCGCAGAAGATTCTTATGAGTGTGGTAGATATATTGTAGCAGAAGCATATAGAAATCTAGCCACAGTGGGCGCTAAGGGAATAGGTGTTGTAGATCATTTACAGTTCGGAGATCCTAAGAAACCTGAAGTATACTATCAATTTGTTGAGGCAGTAAGGGGTATAGCAGAGGCTTCAAAGTATTTCGGTACCCCTATAGTTGGGGGTAAGGTCTCATTTTACAACGAGAATAAGGAGGGGAAACCAATTAAGCCAACACCATTGGTTGTCATGGCTGGATTAGTACAGGACAAGTTTTTGAGACCTAAGATTACTGAGGGTGCGTCAATAATTATGATTGGATTTACCAGGGAGGAGATGGGAGGTTCACTATTGGCTAAAATATTTGGAAATTATGGAGACGTACCTAAGACTAGGTTAAATGAGGAACTTCTGTCAAGCGAACTTGTGATTAAGGCAATAAATGATGGGAAAATAATCTTCGCAAAAGACATTAGTAAAGGCGGTTTAGTAGGAGCGTTGCTACCTATACTTGTAAGGGGATTCGGCGTCTCAATTGATACTAATTTAATACCTTCAGATACCGATGACGTAATTTCCAAGCTGTTTTCTGAAAATGGAGGAAGATTCATTGTTTTGAGTGAAAGAGAAGATGATATTAATTGGCTCGAAAGCCAAAGTAGAGGAATTTATGTATCTAAGATAGGAGAAGTCACTAGAGAACAATACGTAATGTGGTTAAGGGAAGGAAAGAAAATAGACCTGACTAAAGAAGTAAATAATTATCATAGATATCTAGAAGAGGTGACAAGTGATTAGCAAGATAAAGGAACATTGCGGAATAGTCGGAATTCACAATGTTCCCGATGCACCAAGAATTGTATATGAGACTTTGAAGTTTCTCCAACATAGAGGTCAGGAATCGGCTGGAATAACATTCCTCGATAAGGATCGACTTAGTACTGTTAAGGGACTAGGACTTGTGGAAGACGCATTAGACCCAATAATTCTTAAATCGTCAAACTTCTCTATTGGTCACGTAAGATACTCGACTACAGGACGGGGAGTAATAGATGAAGCTCAGCCCCTAAGCGACGGTAAAATCGCTCTAGCGTTTAATGGAACTATTCCAAATTACATTAATTATAACGTGAGGATTGATACTGAATTCATTTATGAAGTACTGAAAAACCAAGAAGATATAAGGCAAGGGATAAGAAAATTGGTGGACGTAGCAGATGGTGGTTATTCCTTAGTTGTCTTAACCAATAAGGGTGAACTAATCGGTCTAAGAGATCCCAAAGGCTTTAGACCTTTGGTTTTAGGTAAATTAGGCTCAGGCTATATTATAGCGTCTGAAGATTCTGCAATAAGGCAGTTGGGAGGAATAGTGATTAGGGATGTTAAACCCGGTGAGATGATATACATCAAGAATGGCTCAATTGAAAGCGAGATCGTAGCTAGGGACGAAGTTCATTTTTGTTCCTTCGAGTATATTTACTTCTCTAGGGCTGACTCAATAATAGACGGAGTTTCAGTCTATAGGGCTAGAGTGAGGTTAGGCGAGATATTAGCTGAGAACCATCCAGCGAAAGCAGATATTGTGGTTCCTGTACCGGAGTCCTCTGTGCCAATTGCCCTAGGGTTTTCAAGGAAATCTGGAATTCCTCTGGAATATGGATTGGTCAGAACGTCTGTATCTAAGAGATCTTTTATAATGCCTTCCCAGGATAAGAGGGAAAGTATTGTTGAGGAGAAATTCGGAGTTGTTGGTGAGGTGGTAAGAAACAAGAAAATTATATTAATAGATGATTCTATAGTTAGAGGCACAACAATGAAAAAATTAGTGAAACTAATTAGAGAAAATGGTGCAAGTGAGATTCATGTGAGAATAGGTTCACCTATGATCAGGTATCCCTGCTATATGGGTATAGACTTTCCGAACAAGAAGGAATTAATCGCAAATGATAAAAACGAGATGGAGATTGCAAAGTCAATTGGAGCAGATTCTGTTGAATACCTCTCTATAGATGAGATGATTAAGGCAATTGGTAGACAAGATTTATGTCACGCATGTTTTTCAGGTATGTATCCTCTTAAACATTCGTATGATTTTTCTAAACTCAGTGTAAGTATGAAAGGGTGAGTGTGATGGCAGGTATACTAGGTGTATATGCATTTGATAAAATCTGGAACATAAGTAAGTTTTTGTACTACGGTATAATAGGCTTGCAACATAGAGGCTATTCAAGAAGTGGTATCTCGACATTAAGCGATAAAGGATTTTTTACCATCTCAGGAGACTCAGCACCTGAAGACTTAGAGCTTCCAGAGATTCAGGGATGGGCTGGTGTCGCATATACAGGATTAGAAAAGAAGTATCCTTATACCACAGATTATGGGGTTTTATCCATAGATGGAGTAGTGAAGACTGATCTCAATGAACTCAGTAAAAAGCTATACAAGGATCCTGAGACTGCCCTAATGGAAGCTGATGGAGTCTTCTCTTTAGTCTTCCTATCAAAAGACGGAAGAATGATCGGTTATAGGGATGAACTTGGAGTAAAGCCACTGGAAATAGGAGGTTTCGGATTTGATCTAGCCATACTGTCTTCTGAAACACCAGGTATTTCAGTGATTGGTGGTGAGTTGAAAAGGGAAATAAAGCCAGGAGAACTAGTTTATATAGATTCATATTCTGTGTCGTACAAGAGACTTAAGGAATCATCGTCCTCTAGATATTGCTCTATTGATATAGTTTATCAGTCAAGGATAGACAGTTACGTTTTTGATGGTAATATCTACGATATAAGGGTCAGGATAGGTGAACAGTTAGCTGAAGAGAGGAAAATTGAAGGAGATGTGGTAATAGGAGTTCCAGACACTGCAATACCATACGCAATAGGCTATTCCCGTAAATCCGGAATACCATTCTCTTTAGGCTTCACCAGGACAGGCAGTCCTATAAGGACTATGTTAGCCTCGGATGATTTCCTCAAGGTTATTGGTGTTCAGTTAAAGCTTAATCCCATAAAGTCTGCCGTTAAGGGAAAAAGAGTAATATTAATTGATGATTCTATGGTAACTGGAAGAACATTAAAGAACACCATCTTTAACTTAAGAGTATTAGGAGCCAAGGAAGTACATGTGCTAATTGGCAGTCCTAAGCTAATTGCCAAATGCCCCTATGGTATGCAAGTTCCTGAAGAAAAGGAGCTCATAGCAGCCAATCTTCCGGATAACGAAATAACTAAAGTTATGGGTGCAGACTCAATATATTGGCTAAGTCTTGAGGGACTTTACAAAGTAGTTGGTCATAGAAATTTATGCGTTGGTTGCATGACTAACCTCTTTCCTAAATGGTGATCGGCATGAAGAAAGTTCTCTTAATAGGTGAAGGAGCAAGAGAAAATGTATTAGCAGAAGCACTAGGAACTTCTGAAGAAGGATATAGAGTCTTCGCTCTTTCAAGCTACAAAAATCCAGGAATAAATGAGATTGTTATGAAGACTAATGGCGAGTACTTGATAGGAAATATAAATTCAGTTGAGGAAGTAAGGAGAGCTATTAAACAAGTGAATCCAGATTTTGGCGTAATTGGTCCAGAAGAGCCTTTATTCCATGGTATAGCAGATGAGTTCAGAAAAGAGGGTATCCCAGTAGTTGGACCCAATGCAGATGGTGCCATGATCGAGAAATCTAAGGTTTGGATGAGAGAGTTAATGTGGAAATATGAAATTCCAGGAAGGCTCAGATTCAGATATTTTAATAACATGCAGGAAGCTGCTAAATTTATTCTCGAATATGGCGGCTCAGTTGCAGTTAAACCGGCAGAACAAGTAGGTGGTAGAGGAGTTAAAGTGGTCGCAGATTTACAGGCTTATTTAAGTGAGGAAAAAAGAAGCGCTTTAAGTAAAGGTGTCGAGAACGTTGCTAGCTTGGTAAAGGGAGATGTGAAAATTCTTATTGAAGAGAAAGTAGATGGACCGGAGTATACTCTTCACGTTCTGACCGATGGTAAAAGCTATTTGCCTCTGCCTTTAGCTCAAGATTATAAGAACGCATATGAGGACGGAATAGGTCCGGAGACCGGTGGTATGGGGTCTATATCTGGACCAGACTACTTATTGCCGTTTATAAATAGGGAGGAATTTGATAAATCTTTTGAGATAGTTAGAAAAACTGCAGATGCAATTGCAAAGGAAGTGAAACAGGCTTATGTTGGTATACTTTCTGGTCAAATGATGTTAACTGCCATATGGGGACCCACGATCATAGAGTATTATTCAAGATTAGGGGATCCTGAGACCTCAGCCATAATTCCTAGAATTACTAGTGATTTCGGAAGAACCTTAGAGTTGCTTGCAACCTCTCACTTGAATAAAGCTAAAATAGAAATTAATGAGAAACCGTCAATTGTTAAAGCCGTAGCACCCTTAGGTTATCCATTAGATAAGAATATGGCAACTGGGCATACAATTTGGCTGGATTTACCTAGAATGAGGGAGATAGGTTGTAATGTATATTTCGGTTCAATATCACAGGAAGGGGGAAAACTTATAACAAAAGGTTCGAGAGCCCTTGAAATTACAGTGGTTGATGACTATGATAAAGCTGTAGAGAAACTGGATAGGTGTTTCTCATTGATTTCTTCGGATACAAAATTGATATTTAGACACGATATTGGAAGGACTATCTCTCAGCAGGAGGAAAAAGCCGAAATAGTGAGATTTTCGTATAAGTCCCGTGAATCTAAGGGAATTTTGGGCGTAAGTGCAGACTGGTCACCAAATGGTGGTCTATGGTGAGCGAATACAGTAAATCTGGCGTAAATTTAGACAAACTTAAGCAGTACCATAATTTCATAGCTAATTATTTGGGTTCATCTAGGCTTGAAGTGGGAATAGGGCATTATGCTGGCGTGATAAAGTTTGATGACAAGTATTTGGCAATGCATGTGGATGGGGTAGGTACTAAGACTCTTTTGGCGTTAAAGACAGGTATCATAGAGCCCACGGGAGTTGACTGCATTGCTATGAACGTTAATGATATAGTCTGCGTTGGTGCAAGACCGATAGCTATTGTTGATTATTTAGCTTTGGAAGGGGAAATGGACGACGTGATACAGAAAGTTATGAAGGGGTTGAAAGCAGGTGCTGAGGAGGCAGAGGTTAATATTATAGGAGGTGAAACTGCAATAATGCCTGGTGTGATCAAAGGATATGATCTATCATGCTCTGCTATTGGAATTGCTGATGCACTGAAAACTGGGGAAGATGTGAGACCTGGAGATGTGGTTTTAGGCTTAGCTAGTAATGGGGTTCACTCCAATGGTTACTCTCTCATAAGGAAGTTGATAGATGAGGGAAAGTTAAGATTAGACGATTGGGCTGAAGAGTTAATGAAACCCACAAAAATCTATGTAAAATCAGTGTTGTCTGTTAAGGATAAAATTAAGGCTGTTGCACACATAACCGGTGGTTCCTTTTCGAAGTTAAGAAGGATAACCAAGTTTGGAATATCTCTTAAAATGCCTGAGCCTTTGGATATATTTAAGGCAATAGAGAGTGCAGGAGTTAGTCATGAGGAAATGTATAAGGTGTTCAATATGGGAGTCGGAATGGTAATTTTTGTGGACAAAAAATTGAAAGACGATGTAATTGATACCTTAGCAAAGAGAAATGATGTGGTTTACGAATTGGGAGTAGTAACAGAAGGTAATGGTATAAAGATTTCAACCTACAAAAATTCTATTGTATATTTATAATATATAATATAGTCCTTTTAAACTCTGAGTACAATATGGGTGTCTAGTGGTTAATATGAAACAAATGGATATAAAATCTTTAGTAAATTATGTCGCACTAAAGATATTAGGTGGTAGCGACTATATTCTAGAAGCATTAGAAAAATACCTAGTAAAAGGAGAAGGTCCAGCTACAGTAGCATACGAGTATCAGATATCAAAGCATCAACTCAGGGGATATGCTCAAAGGATTATTGAAAAGAGTGGAAGCGAAGGAAGGGCTAAGAAGATTCTCCCGATTATTAAAGGCATATCAAAGGACGTTAAACCGATTGTTAAAAGAACAGACGGAGATCTATATTATTGTACACTCTGTAATACATCGATTCCTAAGGAGGATACAGAAGAGCACGTGAGGAAGTATCATAAGGAAATTCTTACATCAACAATAAAGACAATGTTGGAGAGATTAGAAGAATATAAGAAAGAAAAGCAAGCCGTAATACTTACATCAGTAAGTTAATAAGAGAGATAATTTTTTGAGGTAATACTCCTCATAGTTAACTGTCCTCTTTAAAAGGAAGACTTTTAATTTATTAAATTACTTTTTTCTATTTGAGAGAGAATGAAAAAAGTTGTAAGCGTCAGATTGAGGGAAGACGTTGTAAACAAAATTGATTACTTTGTATCTGAAATGGGTTTAGAGAGCAGAACAGATTTTCTAAAACAAGCCTTAGACTATTATGTGAAGAGGAAGAGGTCAACGGCTAAAGGAGTCCTTTAACATTCTATATGTAAAGAATAACGTATTTTTAATTATCTCGTCATCTTAAATACCATTTTTTGATTCTAATTTGCGGAATGAAAATCGTACTTGCATACTCAGGAGGATTAGATACGACTGTTGCTATTCGATGGCTAAGAGAAACCTTCAACGCTGATGTTACAACAGTTACAGTGGATGTAGGTCAAAAGGATGATTTTTATCAAATAGAAAAAAGAGCTTATATAGCAGGAGCAATAAAACATTATACTATAGATGCAAAAAAGGATTTTGCAGAAAGATATATCTCATACGCAATAAAGATGAATGGTTTATATGAAGATATATACCCTCTCTCAACAGCCTTAGCAAGACCATTAATAGTTGAAAAGGTAGTCGAAATAGCCAAGAAAATAGGTGCGGAGGCAATCGCCCACGGCTCGACATCAAAAGGTAATGATCAGGTTAGATTTGATTTAGCGGTTAAGGCGTTGTACCCTGAGGCAAAGATCATAGCCCCTGCAAGAATATGGAATATGACAAGGGATAAGGAAATCGAATATGCTAAATCGAAAGGAATTCCAATAAAGACAGAAAGTAGTAAGTATAGTATAGATGAAAATCTTTGGGGAAGAAGTATAGAAGGAGATATAATTTCCGATCCATCAAAGGAGGTTCCTGAGGACGCATTTGAGTGGACTAAGAAGACAAAAGATGACAAACTTAAGATTTCCTTAACCTTTGATAAGGGTCTTCCTGTGGAAGTCAATGGAGAAAAAATGGATTTACTTAAGGTTATTCAAGTACTTAATGAGCTCGTTGGTTCAAGAGGTTTTGGAAGAGTTGAACATCTTGAAAACAGAGTAGTGGGCTTTAAATCGAGGGAAGTCTATGAGGTACCTGCTGCACTAGTTTTAATTAATTCTCATAAGGACTTAGAGAAATCAACTTACACTCCACTAGAATTTAGATTTAAGAGATCTCTTGATGGTCAGTGGAGTGATCTGGTTTATCAGGGTCTATGGTTTGAGCCTTTACGAGAGACTATCCAGATAGCTGGAGATAATCTAAATAAATGGATCTCGGGGGAGGTATTTATTGAGGTTGAAAATGGTAACATGAAAATCTTAGGCAGAAAAGGAAAGTTCTCTCCATTTTCTGAGGAGATAGCAAGTTACAATAAGGGCTGGTATCCATCTGACGAGATGGCTAGAGGTTTCATAGAGATCTTTGGTATGCACTCATTGGTGGCCAGAAAATCGAGAGGGATATGAATGTTATATAGAAGATGGGGCTCTGATAAAGATTTTGTAATTTCGTACACTTCCTCTAATGAATCTGATAAAGAGATTGTAGAAGAAGTCAAGCTTACTTTAAAGGCTCATGTTATAGAACTATACTTATCTAATTACATCTCTAAGGATACTGCAAAAAAGATCATTCGTGCAATAAATTCCTTCAAAGATTACCCTTCCTCAGGCTATGAAGACGTTCATGAAGCTTTAGAGGATTATATTATAAAGAATATAGGAGAAGAGGGAGGTTGGGTTGGACTTGGTCGCAGTAGAAATGATCATGTAGCTACAGCCCTGAGACTAAGAACTAGAGAATATATTTTTGACATTATGGAAGAACTTTACTTACTTAGGAAGTCCTTAATCGAACAGGCTAAGAAAAACCTAAACACGATTATGCCATCTTATACCCATTTCCAGCCTGCTCAACCCACTACTTTGGCTCATTACTTCATGTATTTGGAAGAAGAGTTAAACACACCATGGGAGGCTTTGTTTAACTCCCTGAAACTAATAAATAGAAGTCCATTAGGTAGCGGAGCAATAGTAGGTAGTAATGTTAAGATAGATAGGAAGAGAGAGGCTGAACTGTTAGGCTTTGATGATGTACTTTATAATACAATATCGTCAACCTCTTCAAGGATAGATTTCATTAATGCAATATCCTCACTGACATTACTAATGCTAGTGTTAAGTAGATTTGCCGAGGATATGATACTACTGTCTTCTATGTTCGTTAATATAATTAAACTTCCAGATAGTCATGTCAGTACTAGTAGCCTTATGCCTCAAAAGAGAAATAGTGTAACGATGGAGATCTTGAGAACAAAGGTGGGAGAATGTTATGGAGATTTATCGTCACTAATGATGATTTACAAAGGTTTACCTTCTGGGTATAATCTCGATCTGCAGGAGATGAATAAACATTATTGGAATTGTATCAAACATGTGATACCATCAATACATATTACAAGAGACATAATTCAAAATATTCAAATCAAAAATTTTGGAGAAATACAAGGCTTAACAGCTACTGATTTAGCTGAAGAAATGGCTATTTCCGGCATTCCCTATCGAAAAGCTTATATAGATGTGGCAAACAAAATTAAAGCGGGCACTTTCGTAGCTGGAATTTCTTACACAAAATCCATAGAAAATAAAAAGGTAATTGGATCTCCAAATCCAAGTTTATTGACACAGGAAATTGAAATTAAAGAAAAGAGACTCAATAATCAACATGAAAAATTTAAGCAATATAAGGAAAGTGTTATAGAAAAGATGGGTCAATTGGGAGTGATAGAAGATGGATTATTACAACAATGATACACCAGGATACGTATATCTAGAAGATGGAACTTTAATGAAAGGAATAGGCTTTGGTGCCAAGGGTATACGAGTCGGTGAAATAGTATTTACAACGTCCATGAATGGCTACCCAGAGAGTTTGACTGATCCTTCCTACAAAGGGCAAATCCTTGTAATTACACATCCCTTGATAGGAAATTATGGTGTTCCTGAGAAAAATTATGTCAATGGCATACTCACTAATTTTGAATCAGAGAGAATTCAAGCTGAAGGCCTAGTTATATCAGAACTAACAGAACCTTTCAAATGGAACTCAAAACAAACTTTACATGAATGGCTTCTCAGTGAAGGAATTCCAGGTGTCTATGGAATAGACACGAGGGCAGTTGTAAAGAGAGTTAGATCAAGAGGAGTAATGATGGGAATAATCGCTTCAGGTGTTGAAGTAAATAATCCGGAGGAATATTTGAAGAAAAAATATGACGAAATGAACTTTATTCAGTATACCTCACCAAAGGCTCCTATAATTCACCAAGGTAAGACAGGCGATGTTGTAGTTGTAGTTGATTGCGGAATTAAACACGGGATTTTGTATCAGTTATATTTGAGAGGATTTACCGTGGTTAGAGTTCCTTGCAATTATAGTGCGGACAAGATAATGGACTTTTATCCCAAAGGATTACTGTTTAGTAATGGTCCTGGGAATCCAAATCTTCTCACTGATTTGGTGAAAAACTTCAGAGAGATAATTGAGTACAATCTTCCCACATTAGGGATATGTTTGGGTCACCAGATAGCTACCATGGCTTTAGGAGGAAAAGTTAAGAAGATGAAGTTTGGTCATAGAGCCATCAATAAGCCTGTTATAGATACAACCACTGGAAAGAGCTACATTACTACCCATAATCATGGTTACGCAATACTTTCAAAACAAGATGTTCCTATTCACACACGTGTTTGGTTTTATAATCCAGATGACGGAACTGTTGAGGGTTGGATACATGAAAAGTACAACATAATTACCACTCAGTTTCACCCTGAGGCTAGACCCGGTCCATGGGATGTAACTTGGGTTTTTGATAAATTTAAGAAAATGGTGGTAGGAGATGCGTGAGAACGTAAAAAGAGTTTTGGTAATTGGTTCAGGTCCAATAAAGATAGCTGAGGCAGCAGAATTCGATTACTCAGGAAGTCAAGCACTAAAGGCTCTGAAAGAAGAAGGAATTGAAACAATATTAGTAAACTCTAATGTCGCAACAGTCCAGACGAGTAGAAAGTTCGCAGATAAACTCTATATGATTCCTGTGACTTGGTGGACTGTAGAGAGGGTAATAGAGAAGGAGAGACCAGATGCGATAATGATAGGTTTTGGCGGGCAAACAGCATTGAATGTCGGTGTAGATTTATACAAGAAAGAGATATTGAAAAAATATGGTGTAAAAGTTCTAGGTACACCTATAGAAGGTATAGAAAGAGCCTTGAGCAGAGAGAAATTCAGGGAAACAATGATTAACGTCAACCTACCTGTACCTCCTAGCCTTTCTGCAAGATCAGAGGAGGAGGCACTCGAGAAAGCAAGACAGATAGGCTATCCTGTAATGGTCAGGGTGAGCTTTAATTTAGGTGGAAGAGGTTCCACAGTAGCATGGAGTGAAGAAGATCTGAAAAGAGATATCGGTAGGGCATTAAGCCAGAGTTATATTCATGAAGTCCTCATAGAGAAGTACTTACACCATTGGATTGAACTTGAGTATGAGGTAATGAGAGATAAACACGGAAATTCAGCAGTCATAGCGTGTATAGAGAATCTAGATCCAATGGGAGTTCATACCGGTGAGTCAACAGTTATTGCACCATGCCAAACTTTGGATAATAAGGAGTTCCAGGACATGAGGAGTATGTCAATTGATGTGGCTAAATCTATCGATCTAGTAGGTGAGTGTAATGTTCAATTTGCACTGAATCCTTTAGCTTATGAATATTATATAATAGAGACTAATCCAAGAATGTCAAGATCTAGTGCTTTGGCTAGTAAAGCAACAGGTTATCCTCTAGCCTATGTGTCAGCAAAACTAGCTTTAGGATATGAACTGTATGAGGTCTTAAACAAAGTTTCTGGATCAACTTGTGCATGTTTTGAGCCCAGTTTAGATTATGTGGTAATAAAGATACCTAGATGGGATCTTGATAAGTTCGAAAATGTCGAGCACTCTCTAGCAACTGAAATGAAGAGTGTAGGAGAGGTAATGAGTATAGGGAGGTCATTTGAAGAGGCTCTTCAGAAAGCCGTTAGAATGCTAGACTTAGGAGAGCCTGGAATAATTGGCGGAAAAGTGTATAATTCGAAGATGACTAAAATCGACTCATTAAGAATGTTAAAGGAGAGAAGACCATATTGGTTCCTCTATGCTTCAAAGGCTTTTAAAGAGGGTGCGACTATTGACGAAGTTTATGAAGTGACTGGTATTAATAAGTTCTTCCTCAACAAAATAAAGAATTTAGTAGATTTCTATGAAAGCATAAAGAACAATAAGGGATTAGACCAGAAGACTCTGTCAATTGCTAAACGTTTAGGCTTTAGTGATTATCAGATAGCTAGCGCGGTAGGTCTAAGTGAGAAGGATATCAGGGAACTAAGGCAAAAGTATGGAATTGAGCCTAAAGTTAAGCAAATAGATACTCTAGCTGGCGAATGGCCTGCAGTTACAAACTACCTGTACGTGACTTATAACGGAACTGAGGACGACATTGAATTTTCGAACGGTATAAGAAAATTGCTTATCGTCGGCGCAGGTGGTTTTAGAATAGGTGTATCAGTTGAGTTTGATTGGGGTGTAGTTTCTCTACTAGACTCTGCCTCAAAGTATTTTGATGAAGTTACAATAATTAATTATAATCCTGAAACAGTCTCAACTGATTGGGATATCGCCAGGAAATTGTACTTTGATGAAATATCGGTGGAAAGGATTTTAGATCTTGTAAGGAAGGAGAAGTTTAACTATGTTGCGACATTCGCCGGAGGTCAGATAGGGAATACAATATCGAAGAAACTTGAAGAGAATGGTGTCAAATTACTGGGTACCTCTGGACACAGTGTGGATATAGCTGAGGATAGAGAAAAGTTTTCAAGACTACTTGATAAGCTAGGCATAAAGCAGCCTGATTGGATATCTGCAAGATCAATTGAGGAGGTCAGGAAATTTGTAGAAATGGTTGGTTATCCAGTTTTGGTCAGACCAAGCTATGTCCTTAGCGGTTCGGCAATGAGAATAGTTTACAATGACACAGAATTAGTATCTTACATAAAGAAAGCCACAGAGATCTCTTCAGAACATCCTGTGGTAGTATCTAAATACATTGATAATGCAATAGAAGCTGAGATAGATGGTGCTTCTGATGGTAGAGGTGTTTATGGTGTTGTACTTGAGCATGTAGAGGAGGCAGGAGTGCATAGCGGCGATGCAACTATTAGTATACCATTTAAGAAGCTGAGTCCTGAAACGGTTCATAAAATGAAGGAGTCAATTCACTCAATTTCTCGTGAACTGAATATTAAGGGTCCATTTAATGTCCAATTCGTAGTTAAGAACGGAACTCCTTACATTATTGAGATGAACCTCAGAGCTAGTAGATCTATGCCAT is from Sulfolobus acidocaldarius DSM 639 and encodes:
- the purF gene encoding amidophosphoribosyltransferase, whose translation is MSKIKEHCGIVGIHNVPDAPRIVYETLKFLQHRGQESAGITFLDKDRLSTVKGLGLVEDALDPIILKSSNFSIGHVRYSTTGRGVIDEAQPLSDGKIALAFNGTIPNYINYNVRIDTEFIYEVLKNQEDIRQGIRKLVDVADGGYSLVVLTNKGELIGLRDPKGFRPLVLGKLGSGYIIASEDSAIRQLGGIVIRDVKPGEMIYIKNGSIESEIVARDEVHFCSFEYIYFSRADSIIDGVSVYRARVRLGEILAENHPAKADIVVPVPESSVPIALGFSRKSGIPLEYGLVRTSVSKRSFIMPSQDKRESIVEEKFGVVGEVVRNKKIILIDDSIVRGTTMKKLVKLIRENGASEIHVRIGSPMIRYPCYMGIDFPNKKELIANDKNEMEIAKSIGADSVEYLSIDEMIKAIGRQDLCHACFSGMYPLKHSYDFSKLSVSMKG
- a CDS encoding amidophosphoribosyltransferase, with amino-acid sequence MAGILGVYAFDKIWNISKFLYYGIIGLQHRGYSRSGISTLSDKGFFTISGDSAPEDLELPEIQGWAGVAYTGLEKKYPYTTDYGVLSIDGVVKTDLNELSKKLYKDPETALMEADGVFSLVFLSKDGRMIGYRDELGVKPLEIGGFGFDLAILSSETPGISVIGGELKREIKPGELVYIDSYSVSYKRLKESSSSRYCSIDIVYQSRIDSYVFDGNIYDIRVRIGEQLAEERKIEGDVVIGVPDTAIPYAIGYSRKSGIPFSLGFTRTGSPIRTMLASDDFLKVIGVQLKLNPIKSAVKGKRVILIDDSMVTGRTLKNTIFNLRVLGAKEVHVLIGSPKLIAKCPYGMQVPEEKELIAANLPDNEITKVMGADSIYWLSLEGLYKVVGHRNLCVGCMTNLFPKW
- the purD gene encoding phosphoribosylamine--glycine ligase, encoding MKKVLLIGEGARENVLAEALGTSEEGYRVFALSSYKNPGINEIVMKTNGEYLIGNINSVEEVRRAIKQVNPDFGVIGPEEPLFHGIADEFRKEGIPVVGPNADGAMIEKSKVWMRELMWKYEIPGRLRFRYFNNMQEAAKFILEYGGSVAVKPAEQVGGRGVKVVADLQAYLSEEKRSALSKGVENVASLVKGDVKILIEEKVDGPEYTLHVLTDGKSYLPLPLAQDYKNAYEDGIGPETGGMGSISGPDYLLPFINREEFDKSFEIVRKTADAIAKEVKQAYVGILSGQMMLTAIWGPTIIEYYSRLGDPETSAIIPRITSDFGRTLELLATSHLNKAKIEINEKPSIVKAVAPLGYPLDKNMATGHTIWLDLPRMREIGCNVYFGSISQEGGKLITKGSRALEITVVDDYDKAVEKLDRCFSLISSDTKLIFRHDIGRTISQQEEKAEIVRFSYKSRESKGILGVSADWSPNGGLW
- the purM gene encoding phosphoribosylformylglycinamidine cyclo-ligase, with protein sequence MVSEYSKSGVNLDKLKQYHNFIANYLGSSRLEVGIGHYAGVIKFDDKYLAMHVDGVGTKTLLALKTGIIEPTGVDCIAMNVNDIVCVGARPIAIVDYLALEGEMDDVIQKVMKGLKAGAEEAEVNIIGGETAIMPGVIKGYDLSCSAIGIADALKTGEDVRPGDVVLGLASNGVHSNGYSLIRKLIDEGKLRLDDWAEELMKPTKIYVKSVLSVKDKIKAVAHITGGSFSKLRRITKFGISLKMPEPLDIFKAIESAGVSHEEMYKVFNMGVGMVIFVDKKLKDDVIDTLAKRNDVVYELGVVTEGNGIKISTYKNSIVYL
- a CDS encoding ribbon-helix-helix domain-containing protein, whose protein sequence is MKKVVSVRLREDVVNKIDYFVSEMGLESRTDFLKQALDYYVKRKRSTAKGVL
- a CDS encoding argininosuccinate synthase, with translation MKIVLAYSGGLDTTVAIRWLRETFNADVTTVTVDVGQKDDFYQIEKRAYIAGAIKHYTIDAKKDFAERYISYAIKMNGLYEDIYPLSTALARPLIVEKVVEIAKKIGAEAIAHGSTSKGNDQVRFDLAVKALYPEAKIIAPARIWNMTRDKEIEYAKSKGIPIKTESSKYSIDENLWGRSIEGDIISDPSKEVPEDAFEWTKKTKDDKLKISLTFDKGLPVEVNGEKMDLLKVIQVLNELVGSRGFGRVEHLENRVVGFKSREVYEVPAALVLINSHKDLEKSTYTPLEFRFKRSLDGQWSDLVYQGLWFEPLRETIQIAGDNLNKWISGEVFIEVENGNMKILGRKGKFSPFSEEIASYNKGWYPSDEMARGFIEIFGMHSLVARKSRGI
- the argH gene encoding argininosuccinate lyase produces the protein MLYRRWGSDKDFVISYTSSNESDKEIVEEVKLTLKAHVIELYLSNYISKDTAKKIIRAINSFKDYPSSGYEDVHEALEDYIIKNIGEEGGWVGLGRSRNDHVATALRLRTREYIFDIMEELYLLRKSLIEQAKKNLNTIMPSYTHFQPAQPTTLAHYFMYLEEELNTPWEALFNSLKLINRSPLGSGAIVGSNVKIDRKREAELLGFDDVLYNTISSTSSRIDFINAISSLTLLMLVLSRFAEDMILLSSMFVNIIKLPDSHVSTSSLMPQKRNSVTMEILRTKVGECYGDLSSLMMIYKGLPSGYNLDLQEMNKHYWNCIKHVIPSIHITRDIIQNIQIKNFGEIQGLTATDLAEEMAISGIPYRKAYIDVANKIKAGTFVAGISYTKSIENKKVIGSPNPSLLTQEIEIKEKRLNNQHEKFKQYKESVIEKMGQLGVIEDGLLQQ